One genomic window of Fusarium fujikuroi IMI 58289 draft genome, chromosome FFUJ_chr01 includes the following:
- a CDS encoding probable Arp2/3 complex subunit ARC18 yields the protein MPAYNSVFNNDPNIPRIIGNFPLLPLRTKTRGPAYTLPNPSPPLPANESPDPDSESYDILDEVLALFRANTFFRNFEIQGPADRLLVYGIWFVSDCLTKIRPQASLRDAQKDVLNLALDLNFAIPGDPAWPLNQMYEAPRDRQEAEQLKQYMSQVRQELASRLLARVYDEDETKPSKWWLSFTKRKFMGKSL from the exons ATGCCA GCATACAACTCCGTTTTCAACAATGATCCCAACATCCCCCGCATAATCGGCAACTTCCCTCTCCTCCCTCTCCGTACCAAGACCAGAGGCCCTGCCTACACCCTGCCTAACCCCTCGCCGCCTCTGCCGGCCAACGAGTCTCCCGACCCCGACAGCGAGAGCTACGATATCCTCGACGAGGTCCTCGCCCTCTTCCGCGCCAACACATTCTTCCGCAACTTTGAGATCCAAGGCCCTGCCGACCGTCTGCTCGTGTATGGAATCTGGTTCGTCAGCGATTGTCTGACAAAGATCCGACCCCAGGCTTCTCTGCGTGATGCCCAGAAGGATGTTTTGAACTTGGCGCTTGACCTTAACTTTGCTATTCCTGGAGACCCTGCATGGCCCCTCAACCAG ATGTACGAGGCCCCTAGGGACAGACAAGAAGCGGAGCAGCTTAAGCAATATATGTCGCAGGTTCGACAGGAGCTCGCGTCACGATTACTCGCTAGGGTatatgatgaggatgagactaAGCCTAGCAAGTGGTGGTTGAGCTTTACCAAGAGAAAGTTCATGGGCAAGTCTCTGTAG
- a CDS encoding probable triacylglycerol lipase V precursor has protein sequence MKFTSLVSGFGLLTAVVAVPAPLPAPDAIPDLQPVEPATPALEERAAKVTVAVPSGTVIGSSSGKVDSFRGIPFADPPTGSLRLKPPKKLSKPLGNFDASGLVGPSCPQMFISSGAQDVISKFLSDFLSIPFLTPITGQEDCLTMTVQRPAGTKAGDKLPVLFWIFGGGFELGSSAMYDGTSLLGTAIDQDQPFIYVAVNYRVAGFGFMPGAEIKKDGSSNLGLLDQRMGLQWVADNIASFGGDPDKVTIWGESAGAISVLDQMVLYGGDADYNGKPLFRGAIMNSGSVAPAEPVDSDKAQAIYDAVVKSGGCSGSSDTLACLRGLSYDKFLNAANSVPGLLSYNSLALSYLPRPDGTVLPDSPEALIASGRYHAVPMINGNQEDEGTLFALFQPNLTTTAKFVDYLQQLYFQKATKEQLTALVNTYPTALSAGSPFRTSLLNEVFPMFKRRAAIFGDLVFSLTRRIFLQTAAEQNPDVPAWSYLASYNYGTPILGTMHGSDLLQVFFGIWPNNAMRSIRTYYFNFVYNLDPNKGVTKYANWPEWKGSKKLMWFETANKNSIIDDNFRTAQYDWISNNVDILKV, from the coding sequence ATGAAGTTTACAAGTCTTGTCTCTGGCTTCGGCCTTCTTACGGCTGTGGTAGCTGTTCCAGCTCCTCTCCCTGCACCAGATGCAATTCCGGATCTCCAGCCCGTTGAACCAGCCACGCCAGCTCTTGAAGAACGAGCTGCCAAAGTCACAGTCGCTGTTCCTTCTGGAACTGTCATCGGCTCGAGTTCTGGCAAAGTTGACTCCTTCAGAGGAATCCCCTTTGCGGATCCACCAACCGGTTCTCTGCGACTTAAACCACCAAAGAAACTGTCCAAGCCACTGGGCAACTTTGACGCTTCAGGACTTGTTGGCCCGTCATGTCCCCAGATGTTCATCTCGTCTGGTGCCCAAGATGTCATCTCCAAGTTTTTATCAGACTTTTTGTCTATTCCCTTCCTTACTCCCATCACTGGTCAGGAGGATTGTCTTACCATGACTGTTCAGCGACCGGCTGGTACTAAGGCTGGTGATAAACTCCCTGTGCTATTCTGGATCTTTGGCGGTGGCTTCGAACTTGGTTCGAGCGCTATGTACGATGGAACCAGTCTCTTGGGCACTGCCATTGATCAGGACCAACCTTTTATCTACGTTGCTGTCAACTACCGCGtggctggctttggcttcatGCCAGGtgccgagatcaagaaggatggaaGTTCGAACTTGGGTCTTCTTGATCAGCGAATGGGTCTTCAGTGGGTTGCAGATAACATTGCTTCCTTCGGTGGTGATCCTGACAAGGTCACTATCTGGGGAGAATCCGCTGGTGCCATCTCAGTGCTCGATCAGATGGTTCTCTACGGCGGTGATGCCGATTACAACGGCAAGCCCCTTTTCCGCGGCGCCATCATGAACTCTGGCAGTGTTGCCCCCGCGGAGCCAGTGGACAGCGACAAGGCACAGGCTATCTACGACGCAGTTGTGAAATCGGGCGGATGCTCTGGATCCTCTGATACCCTCGCTTGTCTGCGGGGTCTGAGCTACGACAAGTTCTTGAACGCAGCAAACTCTGTTCCCGGGCTCTTGTCGTACAACTCACTCGCTCTATCATACCTCCCTCGCCCAGATGGTACAGTTCTTCCTGATAGTCCAGAAGCACTCATCGCATCAGGTCGTTACCACGCTGTTCCCATGATCAATGGTAACCAGGAAGACGAGGGCACTCTCTTTGCTCTCTTCCAGCCAAACTTGACCACCACAGCCAAGTTCGTCGATTACCTTCAGCAACTATACTTCCAAAAGGCCACCAAGGAGCAATTGACCGCTCTGGTAAACACATATCCCACCGCCCTCAGCGCAGGAAGTCCCTTCCGAACATCTCTCCTCAACGAAGTCTTCCCCATGTTCAAGCGCCGCGCCGCCATCTTCGGcgacttggtcttctctcTGACCCGTCGAATCTTTCTCCAAACAGCAGCTGAGCAGAACCCCGACGTCCCAGCATGGTCTTACCTCGCAAGCTACAACTACGGCACTCCTATTCTCGGAACGATGCACGGTTCTGATCTGCTCCAAGTTTTCTTTGGCATCTGGCCGAATAACGCTATGCGCAGTATCAGGACGTATTATTTCAACTTTGTGTATAACTTGGATCCTAATAAGGGCGTCACTAAGTATGCTAATTGGCCGGAGTGGAAGGGGAGTAAGAAGCTTATGTGGTTTGAGACGGCGAATAAGAACAGTATCATTGATGATAACTTCAGGACGGCGCAATATGATTGGATTTCGAATAATGTGGATATCTTGAAGGTATAA
- a CDS encoding probable translation initiation factor 3 (eIF-3) zeta subunit, with translation MDKETVQPNSWVALRLPNETYRVLQVVPNTTISLGKYGSFPTNLIINRPYHFTYEVQDKREGETFARLRVVPAKELNADDLADTSAEVTEPAEGDDVVAAADGEELTLVDESGKVLIRSNREIIDDSARQTLKPEEIEELKRKGASAGKELIAKLLLSHTAIDQKTAYSLAKYKLLKTKKYIRRFTVLPLDVPMLAQWLLEDRDASKILEMRQEMMALVGCWADVHYGGVATEDNGASQGGRWLVVDDTGGLLVASLAERMDILHPKLEEESAEDPAAPEVTETNTAPTDEMDQDQPQTTEATDPEQKQEKKRSSKRSDFNVPYVNRNTLTLIHGQTQPNLALLRYFNYDAANANPSPPYHPLDTNLMDISWLQLLSPEEDDAYNNKPPEATPEEIATWKTNRRGNYHRKRRRWARIRHVVDTTRAGGFSGLAVASTMDPISIVRSTVPLLAGGAPIAIYSPTIEPLTQLADCFSVARRAAWVSSPPPEVESKTAEELERWEGSEEFPINPTLLLGVTIQTSRARRWQVLPGRTHPFMMGRGGADGFLLTAWRAVPVEGKIEARGRFKRRKLDT, from the exons ATGGACAAGGAGACGGTACAGCCCAATTCATGGGTAGCCCTACGGCTCCCCAACGAGACATATCGCGTACTACAGGTCGTACCAAATAC GACAATCTCGCTGGGCAAGTATGGCTCATTCCCAACAAATCTGATCATCAACCGTCCGTACCACTTCACATACGAGGTCCAAGACAAGCGCGAGGGAGAGACATTTGCGCGCCTGCGCGTCGTGCCCGCTAAGGAGCTCAATGCCGACGACTTGGCCGACACCAGCGCCGAAGTGACAGAACCAGCTGAGGGAGACGATGTTGTTGCAGCCGCAGATGGTGAGGAGCTCACTCTCGTCGACGAGAGCGGAAAGGTCCTCATCCGATCGAATCGCGAGATCATCGACGACTCGGCCCGACAGACTCTCAAGCcggaagagatcgaggagcTCAAGCGCAAGGGCGCATCGGCGGGCAAGGAGCTGATCGCCAAGCTACTCCTGTCGCATACGGCCATTGACCAAAAGACGGCGTATTCTCTGGCCAAGtacaagctcctcaagacGAAAAAGTATATTCGACGGTTTACCGTGTTACCTCTTGACGTGCCGATGCTAGCGCAGTGGTTGCTGGAGGACCGCGATGCTTCAAAGATTCTGGAGATGAGGCAGGAGATGATGGCGCTGGTCGGTTGCTGGGCTGATGTTCACTATGGAGGTGTGGCTACCGAGGATAATGGTGCTTCACAGGGCGGGAGGTGGTTGGTGGTGGATGATACGGGTGGCTTGCTGGTGGCATCTTTGGCTGAGAGGATGGACATCCTGCAccccaagcttgaggaggagagcgCGGAAGATCCCGCTGCACCAGAAGTCACAGAAACCAACACTGCTCCTACAGACGAGATGGACCAAGACCAGCCACAGACAACAGAAGCAACAGACCCCGAACaaaagcaggagaagaagcgatcTTCTAAGCGAAGCGACTTCAACGTCCCCTACGTCAACAGAAACACCCTCACCCTGATCCACGGCCAGACCCAGCCCAATCTCGCCCTTCTACGATACTTCAACTACGACGCCGCAAACGCCAACCCCTCTCCGCCCTACCACCCCCTCGACACCAACCTCATGGATATTTCATGGCTGCAGCTCCTGTCACCCGAGGAAGACGACGCATACAACAACAAGCCACCTGAGGCAACACCAGAGGAAATTGCGACATGGAAGACGAACCGTAGAGGGAACTATCAccgcaagagaagaaggtggGCGCGTATTCGGCATGTGGTCGACACAACACGCGCCGGAGGATTCTCTGGTCTCGCAGTTGCAAGCACCATGGATCCCATCTCTATTGTCCGTAGCACAGTACCTTTGCTAGCGGGTGGCGCCCCCATCGCTATTTACTCTCCCACCATCGAGCCCCTGACGCAACTGGCCGACTGCTTTAGTGTGGCGCGTCGAGCCGCATGGGTATCATCGCCTCCCCCAGAGGTCGAAAGCAAAACAGCCGAAGAGCTTGAGCGCTGGGAGGGCAGTGAAGAGTTCCCCATTAACCCTACGCTTCTTCTCGGTGTGACTATCCAGACTAGCAGGGCACGACGATGGCAGGTCCTTCCTGGGAGGACACATCCTTTCATGATGGGCCGTGGTGGTGCAGATGGATTCTTACTCACAGCATGGAGGGCGGTGCCTGTTGAAGGTAAAATTGAGGCGAGGGGAAGGTTCAAGAGGAGAAAGCTAGATACCTGA
- a CDS encoding probable flavin-containing monooxygenase produces MKVAVIGGGPAGLATLRFLAHAHEYFPIPPIEVRLFEAESQIGGTFSYRVYEDAELVSSKYLTAFSDFRLPDDAPDFVTPEVYVQYLKDYATNFDLWPKIECSTKVEKVRRGPNDIGHVISLRNKRGAFDWECDAVAVCSGINVNPVMPNIEGIERVPKVLHSSRLKSRDQFGENTNVYIMGAGETGMDLAYLAVTSGAKTVTLCHRDGFFCAPKIIPIPQALGRSTPTANKPVDTSVASLFDTAYAHPKLQKSQLLWTYYDSWIKIMHKFISGTEEGPDQWVGQMSPDRKYMDSILLCKSDKALPYMSVGKRSQSLGNRIRSFFMNVKIEDTKGKKIDVMTWPTSIDRDGNMQFDNKLPSDSTIPKEQLKPDVLVFATGYTRDFPFLDNDYPTVAQTNIREIYKEGDVTLGYIGFVRPSIGAIPPLAELQAQLWVLHLLQHKYPKEVPAVRDSNAIESYDLDYRLHPRGNYSFYETKRAVDHESYAYQLALDIGSAPKARSVMKKGWKVFYTWAMGSNFNTKFRMVGPWKWEQGAENIMRNELYNIVKRSGGFVYLATYTLVPLFLFGSMSMVLYAWYGICNYLASLLGGHSGSATNERNAHDDRIA; encoded by the exons ATGAAGGTAGCTGTCATTGGCGGTGGTCCAGCTGGACTAGCTACCCTTCGATTCCTCGCTCATGCCCATGAGTACTTCCCCATTCCCCCTATCGAGGTCCGACTCTTTGAAGCCGAGTCCCAGATCGGCGGCACGTTCTCCTATCGTGTCTACGAAGATGCTGAG CTCGTCTCTTCGAAGTATCTCACTGCTTTCTCCGACTTTCGTCTCCCAGACGATGCCCCTGACTTCGTTACCCCTGAAGTATACGTTCAGTATCTCAAGGACTATGCCACCAACTTCGACCTCTGGCCCAAGATCGAGTGTAGCACaaaggttgagaaggttcGTCGTGGACCTAACGACATTGGTCATGTCATCTCTCTGCGCAACAAGCGAGGTGCCTTTGATTGGGAGTGCGATGCCGTCGCTGTCTGCAGTGGAATCAACGTCAACCCAGTCATGCCCAACATCGAGGGTATCGAACGAGTTCCCAAGGTCCTTCACTCATCCCGTCTCAAGTCTCGAGATCAGTTCGGTGAAAACACTAATGTGTACATCATGGGTGCTGGCGAGACTGGCATGGATCTTGCGTACCTCGCTGTCACTTCTGGCGCAAAGACTGTGACACTCTGTCATCGCGATGGCTTCTTTTGTGCACCTAAG ATCATCCCTATCCCTCAAGCCTTGGGACGTTCCACACCCACTGCCAATAAGCCTGTCGACACCTCTGTCGCTAGCCTGTTCGACACAGCCTACGCGCATCCGAAGCTTCAGAAGAGCCAGCTTCTCTGGACTTACTACGACAGCTGGATTAAAATCATGCATAAGTTCATCTCAGGCACCGAAGAGGGTCCTGATCAGTGGGTTGGCCAGATGAGCCCTGACCGCAAGTACATGGATTCGA tccTCCTCTGCAAGTCCGACAAGGCTCTGCCTTACATGAGCGTCGGCAAACGATCCCAGTCTTTGGGCAACCGTATCCGATCTTTCTTCATGAATGTCAAGATTGAAGACACtaagggcaagaagattgaTGTGATGACTTGGCCTACCAGCATCGACCGAGATGGCAACATGCAGTTCGACAACAAGCTTCCGAGTGACTCGACCATCCCGAAGGAGCAGCTGAAGCCCGATGTCTTGGTCTTTGCAACTGGCTACACTCGAGATTTTCCTTTCTTGGACAACGACTACCCAACTGTTGCTCAGACCAACATTCGAGAGATCTacaaagaaggagatgtgACTCTTGGCTACATTGGATTCGTCCGTCCTTCCATTGGAGCCATCCCACCCCTTGCCGAGCTTCAGGCTCAGCTGTGGGTTCTTCACCTGCTCCAGCACAAGTACCCTAAGGAGGTACCTGCTGTCCGAGACTCCAATGCCATTGAGTCTTATGACCTTGACTATCGTCTTCACCCCCGAGGCAACTACAGTTTCTACGAAACCAAGCGAGCTGTTGACCATGAGAGCTATGCTTACCAGCTCGCTCTCGACATTGGTTCCGCACCCAAGGCCCGTTCGGTCATGAAGAAGGGTTGGAAGGTTTTCTATACCTGGGCCATGGGATCCAACTTCAACACTAAGTTCCGAATGGTCGGTCCCTGGAAGTGGGAGCAGGGCGCGGAGAACATCATGCGAAACGAGTTGTACAACATTGTCAAGCGCTCCGGCGGCTTTGTCT ATCTTGCGACCTACACTCTTGTGCCTCTATTTCTTTTCGGAAGCATGAGCATGGTCCTCTATGCCTGGTACGGTATCTGCAACTATCTCGCCTCTCTTCTTGGCGGACACTCTGGATCTGCCACGAACGAAAGGAACGCCCATGACGACCGAATTGCGTAA
- a CDS encoding related to PHO89-Na+/phosphate co-transporter, translated as MAVFAQYDYLFAVGTIFAFLDAWNIGANDVANSWASSVSSRSISYFQAMIGASIMEFTGALGVGGRVADTIRTKIVDVEAFDDSPALLMLGMVCAVVASASYLTFATRCGFPVSTTHSILGGVLGMGVGALGGSGITWVGYKEDGSLDIQQGVVQVFLAWIIAPMLSGIFGASIFLFTKYCVLLRKSPAIKGLILVPFYFWATASLIVMLLIWKGGSYEVNLTEEQIPGVIVAAGAGWGLLMAIFLVPWLYRIVIKEDWQLKAYHIFLGPLLLRRGPVPPTPDNFQGVVRNFYEGHLTREELEERRTQRAAALGEDLEAGGNDKKVITEQATEEPAVNPYQHKSMIGPKPDAPWYTGAFMWWAFKFAILHGVDKDIVGSQSEKSVVAGDVEEIHARAEHFDNRTEFLYTFLQVMTAASASFVHGANDVANAVGPYASIYQIWQSGAVPGSKAQVPIWILAFGGAGIVLGLWTYGYNIMRNLGNRVTLMSPARGFSMELGSVITVILATRLKLPVSTTQCITGAIVGVGLCNGDWRSINWRMVGWIYLGWFITVPTAGLISGCLMAFITYAPNWN; from the exons ATGGCAGTCTTCGCTCAGTACGACTACCTCTTCGCGGTAGGCACTATCTTTGCCTTCCTCGATGCCTGGAACATCGGTGCCAACGATGTCGCCAACTCATGGGCTTCATCGGTATCTTCCCGATCTATTAGCTACTTCCAGGCTATGATCGGTGCTAGTATCATGGAGTTCACTGgtgctcttggtgttggtggccGTGTGGCTGATACCATCCGAACAAagattgttgatgtcgaggcCTTTGACGATAGCCCTGCTCTTCTTATGCTGGGTATGGTCTGCGCAGTTGTTGCTTCTGCTAGTTATCTCACCTTTGCTACCCGTTGTGGTTTCCCTGTGTCTACTACCCATTCTATCCttggtggtgttttgggTATGGGTGTTGGTGCCCTTGGCGGCTCTGGTATTACTTGGGTTGGCTACAAGGAGGACGGCTCTCTTGATATTCAGCAAGGTGTGGTTCAG GTATTCCTCGCCTGGATTATCGCCCCTATGCTTTCCGGTATCTTCGGTGccagcatcttcctctttaCAAAATACTGCGTCCTCCTCCGCAAGAGCCCTGCTATTAAGGGTCTTATCCTCGTCCCCTTCTACTTCTGGGCCACTGCCTCACTCATCGTCATGCTTCTCATCTGGAAGGGTGGCTCTTACGAGGTCAACCTTACTGAGGAGCAAATCCCCGGTGTGATTGTCGCCGCTGGTGCTGGTTGGGGTCTTCTCATGGCCATTTTCCTCGTCCCCTGGTTGTACCGTATCGTCATCAAGGAGGATTGGCAGCTCAAGGCTTACCACATCTTCCTGggccctctcctcctccgccgtGGTCCTGTCCCTCCCACCCCCGACAACTTCCAGGGTGTCGTCCGCAACTTTTACGAAGGCCATCTTACCcgcgaggagcttgaggagcgcCGCACTCAGCGTGCTGCTGCCCTTGgtgaagatcttgaggctggtgGCAATGACAAGAAGGTTATCACTGAGCAAGCTACCGAGGAACCTGCCGTCAACCCTTACCAGCACAAGTCCATGATCGGACCCAAGCCTGATGCTCCTTGGTATACTGGCGCTTTCATGTGGTGGGCTTTCAAGTTTGCCATTCTCCACGGTGTCGATAAGGATATTGTCGGCTCCCAGAGCGAGAAGTCTGTTGTTGCCGgcgatgttgaagagattCACGCTCGTGCTGAACATTTCGACAACCGCACCGAATTCCTGTATACTTTCCTCCAAGTCATGACCGCCGCCTCTGCCTCTTTCGTCCACGGAGCCAATGACGTTGCCAACGCTGTCGGCCCTTACGCCTCTATCTACCAGATCTGGCAGTCCGGCGCAGTCCCCGGAAGTAAGGCTCAAGTTCCCATTTGGATTCTCGCTTTCGGTGGAGCTGGTATTGTCCTTGGTCTTTGGACATATGGTTACAACATCATGCGAAACTTGGGTAACCGTGTGACACTCATGTCTCCTGCTCGTGGCTTCTCCATGGAACTCGGCTCTGTTATCACTGTCATCCTGGCCACTCGTCTTA AGTTGCCTGTGTCTACTACTCAATGTATCACTGGTGCCATTGTCGGAGTCGGTCTCTGCAACGGAGATTGGCGTTCTATCAACTGGCGCATGGTTGGATGGATCTATCTTGGATGGTTCATCACTGTTCCTACAGCTGGTCTGATCTCAGGTTGCTTGATGGCTTTCATCACATATGCTCCTAACTGGAACTAG